AAATTTTTTGATAAAGCAAATAAAAAGTGAGGATATATATGAATATATTAACTATTGGAGGAGGAAGCTGGGGTACAGCTTTAACATACCTATTAGATAAAAAAGGACATAAGTGTTTTCTGTGGGAATATAATGAAGAATATAGAAAACAAATGAAAGAAAAAAGAGAAAATGAAAATTTCTTAAAAGGTTTTAAACTTAGTGAAACTATAGAAATAGTTGATGATTATGATGAAGTATTAAATAATAATGATATAGATATTATATTACTTGCAACTCCAACACAATTTTTGAGAAATACTTTAGAAAAACTAAAAGATAGTATGAATAAAAGATATATTTTGGTAAATGTTGCAAAAGGGATTGAAATATCGACTGGTTTAACAATTTCAAAAATTTGTGAGGATGTTTTAGAAGGTAAAGAATATGACTATGTTTTACTTGCTGGACCAACACATGCAGAAGAAGTTGTTAATAATATGCCTTCTGTAATTCTTTCAGTTTCAGAAAATATAGAGGCTGCAAAAATTGTACAACAAGCGTTTAACAATATATCACTTAGAGTATATACTGGTACAGATGTAATTGGTTCAGAACTGGGTGGAGCTATAAAAAACTGTTTAGCTATTTGTGCTGGAATTTGTGACGGTTTAGGATATGGAGATAATACTAAGGCGGCACTACTTACAAGAGGTATGAATGAAATAGTTCTTATTGGAACTACACTTGGGGCAAATCCAATTACATTTATGGGACTGACTGGTCTAGGTGATATGATAGTTACTTGTACAAGTAAACATAGTAGGAATAGATATTTAGGAGAACAAATAGGTAAAGGTAGAAAAATGAATGATATTGTTAAAGAAATGAAAATGGTATCAGAAGGTGCAACAACTATTAAAGCTCTATATGAAATAATAAAAGAAAAACAAATAAGAACACCGATTTTTACTGCTTTATATGAATTATTATATGAAGATAAAGATATTAGTAATTTAACACAAACTTTTATGGAAAGAGAATTAAGATCGGAATTTTAATGAGGTGGAAATGGAAGACAAAAAACTAACTAATTCTTCTGAAAGTAATATTAACCTTATTTCACTGTATATTTCAGATTTACAAAATCATGAGTTATTAACAGCTGAAGAAGAAGTAGAATTATTTAAGAGAGTTAGAGAAGAAAATGATGAGCAAGCTAAACATTTACTAATTTTATCTAATCTTAGATTAGTAGTTTCAGAAGCAAAAAAACTTTTAGGTAATGGGTTACCGTTAATAGATTTAATAAGTGAAGGTAATTTAGTATTAATAAAGTCTATAGATAAATTCGATTATACAAAAGGTTTAAGATTTAGTACATATGCTGTATGGTGGATTAAACAAACCATTAAAAAGGCTATAGTAAATTTAGGTAGGGATATTAGAATTCCTTCATATAAGTATGAACAATTATCAAAAGTAAATAAGGTTATAGAAACATATCAAAATGAATGTGGAGATATACCTTCAACAGAATATATTGCAGATGTATTAGGCATGAAACCTTCAAAAGTGGTATTATTACAAAATGAATTTCAAGAAATAATATCTTTAAATGACACTATTGGTGATAATATTTTCTTAGAAGATGTTATAGGACAAAATGATAATGTTGAAGATGATATTATTAGAAATGATCAATTATCTGAAATGTATCATCTTTTAGAAGAAACACTA
This window of the Streptobacillus felis genome carries:
- a CDS encoding NAD(P)H-dependent glycerol-3-phosphate dehydrogenase, encoding MNILTIGGGSWGTALTYLLDKKGHKCFLWEYNEEYRKQMKEKRENENFLKGFKLSETIEIVDDYDEVLNNNDIDIILLATPTQFLRNTLEKLKDSMNKRYILVNVAKGIEISTGLTISKICEDVLEGKEYDYVLLAGPTHAEEVVNNMPSVILSVSENIEAAKIVQQAFNNISLRVYTGTDVIGSELGGAIKNCLAICAGICDGLGYGDNTKAALLTRGMNEIVLIGTTLGANPITFMGLTGLGDMIVTCTSKHSRNRYLGEQIGKGRKMNDIVKEMKMVSEGATTIKALYEIIKEKQIRTPIFTALYELLYEDKDISNLTQTFMERELRSEF
- a CDS encoding RNA polymerase sigma factor RpoD/SigA, whose product is MEDKKLTNSSESNINLISLYISDLQNHELLTAEEEVELFKRVREENDEQAKHLLILSNLRLVVSEAKKLLGNGLPLIDLISEGNLVLIKSIDKFDYTKGLRFSTYAVWWIKQTIKKAIVNLGRDIRIPSYKYEQLSKVNKVIETYQNECGDIPSTEYIADVLGMKPSKVVLLQNEFQEIISLNDTIGDNIFLEDVIGQNDNVEDDIIRNDQLSEMYHLLEETLNAREKEILELRYGLSNNKIHTLKEIGEKLNITRERVRQIEKKAITKLKKNLEEYKYMY